The following nucleotide sequence is from Sulfurimonas sp. hsl 1-7.
CAATTTTGTTTACAATCTCATCAATCTCTTGATCTTTTTGTAAATTTAACTCTGTTAACTTTTCGATCTCTTGGTCTTTGAGCTCTTTCTCAGCTTTTAAAGTCACCAGTTCATTTCTAAGAATTTCATTCTCACCTTTTAAGTCGTATAACTGTTGTAAAATCTCTGAAACCTTCTCACTTAAAACATCTAAAGAAGTTTTTTCTTCCATCTGTAATCCTAAAATTTATTTCTCATTTATATTCTTGTAATTCTATCATAATTCAATACAATAGGATATTTTTTATATCAAATTGGATATAATTTATAAAATTAAGAATTAGGTATGAATCAAGATGGATAACTTTGAAAAATATTGTACTCAGTTTGTTCAAGAGGTTGGCTCTAAAGAAGGGGCAATTTCTCCAACAATAACTTCTTCAGCATCATTTGCATATGGTGATTGTGAGACAGCAGAAGGTATATTTAACGGCAGTGTAAAAAAGCCTTTATATTCTCGTGTCGGCAATCCAACAAGTGCAAAATTAGAATCTTTAATGGCAATGATGGATGATGGAGTGGGTGCAGTAGCTACAAGTTCAGGAATGGGCGCTATCAGTTTAAGTGTTATGAGCTTACTTTCTAGCGGGGATGAAGTTATAAGTATCGGTGGTCTCTTTGGCGGGACATATTCATTCTTCAATGAAACAGTCTCAAGATTTGGGATTAAAACACACTTTTTCGATGTTGATGAATTAGATAATATCAAAAAAGCGATCAATGCAAATACTAAAATCATATTTTTAGAGAGTGTAGGTAATCCAAATATGAGACTGCCGGATATCAAAGCAGTTGCTCAGATCGCAAATGATGCAGGTGTTGCTTTAATTGTTGACAATACAATTACACCCCTTAGTATTAAACCGCTAGAGTTAGGTGCAGACATAGTAGTCTATTCAACAACAAAAATTATCTCTGGAAATGCTTCAGCACTTGGCGGATGTGCAGTTTTCCGTCCAATCAATGAAGGGGATGACAAATTTAAGTCTGAAAGATACCCTTTTATGGCGAAATTTATTAAAGGTGCCGGGAAAATGGCACTTGTACCAAATGCTAAAAAAAGAGCACTTAGAGATTTCGGGATGAGTGCAAATGCACATGCATCGTATCAAACAATGCTAGGCTTAGAAACTTTAGCTCTTAGAATGCCAAGAGTCGTAAATAGTGTAGAGGTTATTGCAAAAGAGTTAAGCAAAAACGGTCTGGCGATCAACCACCCTTGTTTAGAATCTCATCCACATCACGAACGTTATAACAGTGACTTTAAAAACGGGTGTGGAACACTGCTTACTATCGATATGGGTTCAAAAGAAAAAGCATACCAGTTTCTCAATAGAACAAAACTTGCAACTATAACAGCAAATATCGGAGACAGCAGAACTCTCGCTCTTCATATGGCATCTACAATTTATAGTGATTTTAATGAAGATGAGAGAGAATTCCTAGGTATAACAGATGGACTTATCCGTGTCTCTATCGGACTAGAAAATCCACAGGATATCATTGAAGATTTTTTAAACGCAGCAAGGTAATTAAAGATGGCAACTGATACAATATATGAAGTTTCACAAGATTTAAAACTACAGTATCCAAAAAAATATAAAGTTTATCTTTTAAATGACGACTATACTACTATGGATTTTGTGATCGACGTGCTGATGAATATCTTTCGTAAAAGTTATGAAGAAGCACAAGATATAATGTTAGAGGTACACAAAAAAGAGAGAGGTCTTTGTGGTGTTTATACACACGAAATCGCAGAGACGAAAGTGATGCAAGTGCTCACTAAAGCTAAAGACAATGGTTTCCCTTTAAAAGCCACTATGGAAGAGGAATAAGCTATGATAAGCCCTACTTTAAATGATATCTTTCAAAAGTCTATACTGTTCGCTAAAGAATCACGCCATGAATACTTAACAATTGAGCATGTATTTTATCTTCTTCTATCTTCATCTGAAGGGGCTTATATTATTGAGGCATGTGGTGGAGATGTTCTTCAGATGAAAACTGCTTTGGCAAACTACATCAAAGACAATATTGAAAAACTGCCGGAGAATGTACATCAAGAGCCGTACGAAAGTGTAGCTCTTTCACGCTTGATCGATAAAATGGTACGTCATATCCAATCAGCTGGACAGATGAGTGCCGATGTAGGTGATCTGATCGCCGCTTTATATGAAGAAGAAAACAGCTTTGCATATATGCTGCTAGAGCACTACCAGATCTCTAGACTCGATATTCTAGAGATGATCTCCCATACAGATATAAAAGAAGATATCCAAGAAGATAAAGAATCAGCATTAGAAAAGTATTCTATTAACCTAATCAAAAAAGCAAAAGAGGGAAAAATCGATCCCGTTATCGGTCGCGATGAAGAGATCAGACGTGTTACACAAATTTTATGTAGACGTAAAAAGAACAATCCTATTTTAGTTGGTGAACCGGGTGTCGGTAAAACTGCTATTGCAGAAGGTCTAGCTCTTAATATTGCTGCAGATAATGTACCACAACTTCTTCAAGGGTCTGAGCTCTACGCACTTGATCTAGGAGCTTTACTAGCAGGTACTAAATACAGAGGTGATTTTGAAAAACGTCTTAAAGCCGTAATGGATGAACTCAAGAAAAAGCCTAAAGCTATTTTATTTATTGATGAGATACATACACTCATAGGAGCAGGAAGCACAAGCGGGACTATGGATGCAGCAAATCAGCTAAAACCGGCTCTGGCTTCAGGTGAGATCAAATGTATGGGTGCTACTACTTTTGCCGAGTATAGAAACGGTTTTGAGAAAGACAAGGCATTAAGCCGTAGATTTTCAAAAGTTGATGTTGATGAACCATCTGCAGATATAAGTTACCGAATCTTAAAAGGTCTAAAAAGTAAGTATGAACAACACCATAATGTTGAATACACAAACAAAGCATTAAAAACAGCCGTAGATCTTTCAAAAAGATATATTACCGACAGATTTTTACCAGATAAAGCTATTGATCTAATCGATGAGACAGCAGCATCTTTCCATCTTAAAAAATCTCATAAAGTAAAAGTGAGTGCAAAAGATATACAAAATACTATCTCAAAGATGGTAGGAATATCAAATGGGCAGATGAGCAGTAACGATATTAAACTCTTAGAAGATTTCGAAAGTAAACTCAAACAAAGAGTGATAGGACAAGACAAAGCAGTCGATATTGTAGCCCAAGCGATCAAA
It contains:
- a CDS encoding aminotransferase class I/II-fold pyridoxal phosphate-dependent enzyme, whose protein sequence is MDNFEKYCTQFVQEVGSKEGAISPTITSSASFAYGDCETAEGIFNGSVKKPLYSRVGNPTSAKLESLMAMMDDGVGAVATSSGMGAISLSVMSLLSSGDEVISIGGLFGGTYSFFNETVSRFGIKTHFFDVDELDNIKKAINANTKIIFLESVGNPNMRLPDIKAVAQIANDAGVALIVDNTITPLSIKPLELGADIVVYSTTKIISGNASALGGCAVFRPINEGDDKFKSERYPFMAKFIKGAGKMALVPNAKKRALRDFGMSANAHASYQTMLGLETLALRMPRVVNSVEVIAKELSKNGLAINHPCLESHPHHERYNSDFKNGCGTLLTIDMGSKEKAYQFLNRTKLATITANIGDSRTLALHMASTIYSDFNEDEREFLGITDGLIRVSIGLENPQDIIEDFLNAAR
- the clpS gene encoding ATP-dependent Clp protease adapter ClpS, yielding MATDTIYEVSQDLKLQYPKKYKVYLLNDDYTTMDFVIDVLMNIFRKSYEEAQDIMLEVHKKERGLCGVYTHEIAETKVMQVLTKAKDNGFPLKATMEEE
- the clpA gene encoding ATP-dependent Clp protease ATP-binding subunit ClpA, encoding MISPTLNDIFQKSILFAKESRHEYLTIEHVFYLLLSSSEGAYIIEACGGDVLQMKTALANYIKDNIEKLPENVHQEPYESVALSRLIDKMVRHIQSAGQMSADVGDLIAALYEEENSFAYMLLEHYQISRLDILEMISHTDIKEDIQEDKESALEKYSINLIKKAKEGKIDPVIGRDEEIRRVTQILCRRKKNNPILVGEPGVGKTAIAEGLALNIAADNVPQLLQGSELYALDLGALLAGTKYRGDFEKRLKAVMDELKKKPKAILFIDEIHTLIGAGSTSGTMDAANQLKPALASGEIKCMGATTFAEYRNGFEKDKALSRRFSKVDVDEPSADISYRILKGLKSKYEQHHNVEYTNKALKTAVDLSKRYITDRFLPDKAIDLIDETAASFHLKKSHKVKVSAKDIQNTISKMVGISNGQMSSNDIKLLEDFESKLKQRVIGQDKAVDIVAQAIKISKAGLTPENKPIASFLFSGPTGVGKTELALALSQTLGIHFEKFDMSEYMEKHALSRLVGAPPGYVGYEQGGLLTEAIKKHPYCVLLLDEIEKAHPDLVNILLQIMDSATLTDNNGYKANFQNVVLIMTSNITAGSRAVMGFNKDDSLSKDEELKSFFAPEFRNRLDAIVEFNQLTQEIVEGIVEKFINDLNSELKKKKIVVTINEDAKKFIAKSAYSKEMGARPLKRYIQDNITNKLSNEILFGKLKNGGYVDVTATTDNLELAFRAIETDDTGAQ